The sequence TTTTGCAAAAAATCTGAAAAGTGTCGAATTCGCGGAAAATGGAGCTATATATTTTCGGTTCTATTCATTTTGGACGCTGTTCGTCTTAAATGCATCTAATCTGGACCCGGAAAAGTGCGCTAACAGGCGCTATTGGATTGAGGATAGGATCCGGGGTTCCTGGAGATACTGGCAGAGGGTCCGGGAGGTGTTTTCTAGGATGTCCGGAAGAGGGAAAGATATGTTTTTCAGACGTATGATGTTGTGCGGGTCTCACTTTCGCGGCGCGATAAGTAATGTTTATCGTGTGATGCGTGGACAAGTCATTCACCTGAGAAAAATGTTGAGATTGACTGAATTTTAAAAACCAAACTCTTGCTATGTTTTACGCACATACCACAAAAAATCCAAATAAATCTGACTGGCAACTTCTTGAAAAACATCTCACCAATGTTGCAAAAATTTCTCAACAGTTTGCCAATGATTTCAACGCGGGTGATCTGGCATATACCAGTGGACTCCTTCACGATCTTGGAAAATATTCCCCGGAATTCCAGAGACGTCTTGAGGGTGCCAACATCCATGTTGATCATTCCACTGCTGGCGCAATTGAGGCTGAAAAATTATTTCATAAATCATACGGATTGCTTTTTGCATATGCGGTAACCGGACATCATGGGGGCTTACTGAATTATGGCAGCAGTGAGAGCGGCCTGGGCGAGCGTTTACACAAATCAGGTTTACCGGATTATTCTTCTTACAAAAATGAAATAACAATTCCGGACCAAAACGCGTTTCATCTTACCTTGAAACCATTCCCGAAAAAAAATGGATTTTGTATTTCTTTTTTTACGCGGATGCTTTATTCCTGCCTGGTGGATGCGGACTCCCTGGATACGGAGAAATTTGCAAATCCGGAAAAAACTTCTGTCCGGGGACAATATGAGACGTTCGACATACTCAGTAAAAAATTCGAAGAGCACATGCGCATAAAAAATTCTGGCGCTGAAGATAACCGGATAAACCGGGAACGAAAGAAAATTTATGCGCAGTGTATTGAGGCCGCTCCCCTTCCCCCGCAGATGTTTTCTCTGACTGTGCCTACGGGTGGGGGCAAGACACTAGCTTCAATGGCATTTGCGCTTGAGCATCTGAAGAAAAATAATCTGAAGCGGATCTTCTACATAATTCCCTACACCAGCATCATCGAGCAGAATGCCAAGGTTTTCAGAGATATTTTTGGGAGCCGGAATGTACTGGAACATCACAGCAATTTCGATCCGGGAAAAATCGATACCGATGATGTGGATAACGGGAAAGAAGCACTCCTCATTTCCACGGAAAACTGGGACATGCCGATTGTTGTTACAACCAATGTCCAGTTCTTCGAGTCGCTCTTTTCCAACAAACGATCACGATGCCGGAAGCTGCATAATCTGGCAAAAAGTGTAATCATTCTTGATGAAGCCCAAATGCTGCCAACCGGGTACCTGGAACCCT comes from Methanomicrobiales archaeon HGW-Methanomicrobiales-1 and encodes:
- a CDS encoding CRISPR-associated helicase/endonuclease Cas3, producing MFYAHTTKNPNKSDWQLLEKHLTNVAKISQQFANDFNAGDLAYTSGLLHDLGKYSPEFQRRLEGANIHVDHSTAGAIEAEKLFHKSYGLLFAYAVTGHHGGLLNYGSSESGLGERLHKSGLPDYSSYKNEITIPDQNAFHLTLKPFPKKNGFCISFFTRMLYSCLVDADSLDTEKFANPEKTSVRGQYETFDILSKKFEEHMRIKNSGAEDNRINRERKKIYAQCIEAAPLPPQMFSLTVPTGGGKTLASMAFALEHLKKNNLKRIFYIIPYTSIIEQNAKVFRDIFGSRNVLEHHSNFDPGKIDTDDVDNGKEALLISTENWDMPIVVTTNVQFFESLFSNKRSRCRKLHNLAKSVIILDEAQMLPTGYLEPCLAALSELVRNYGTTVIICTATQPKLGDLLDESVRPREIMHSPDQLYESFKRVRVTELGAINDTDLSIRLREHRQVLCIVNTRKHARNLFDVLEKSGNCYHLSARMCPVHRREKIAEIKKLLKDGSDCRVISTQLIEAGVDIDFPVVYRTMTGVDSIAQATGRCNREGKLPEGEVFVFKSTETYGKATSWQNLVADVGEMALAGSRDPLSLITVADYFRRLYHFKEDGGLDEKKILEMLRDPDGEFAFPFEEVATAFRIIEEGTKDLIIPYDDNAKSKISKLRTTDFPWKLVRELQGYTVSIYPNEFRELEHVNAVETIGDRFYILKSCDDYSCKTGLKNRTDQKTEGSLLIF